The Streptomyces sp. WZ-12 genome segment TCGGCCGGAAGAGGTTCAGGGTGCGCATCGCCACCCCGAACCCGCCGTCCACCTCGCCGAGCACGTCCGCGGCGGTCACCGGGGTGCCGTCGAAGACCAGGGTGCCGATGGGGTGCGGGCTGAGCATGTCCAACCGCTGACCGCCCAGGCCCGGGCGGTCGGCGGGGACGAGGAAGGCGGTGATGCCGCGGGGACCGTCGGCGCCGGTGCGGGCGAAGACAGTGGCGAAGTCGGCCTCCGGGGCGTTGGAGATCCAGCACTTCTCGCCGGACAGCCGCCAGCGGCCGGGTCCGTCGGGCGCGGCGGCCAGGGCGAGCGCCGCGGCGTCCGAACCCGCGCCGGGCTCGCTCAGCGCGAAGGCGGCGACGGCCCGCCCGGCAGCCACCTCCGGCAGCCAGCGGTCCCGTTGCTCCGCGGTCCCGGACTGGACGATCGGGCAGGCCCCCAGCCCCTGGAGCGCCAGGGCGGTCTCCGCCTCCGTGCACTCCTGCGCCAGGGACTCCCGCAACAGGCAGAGGTCCAGGGCCCGCGGGCTGCCGCCGTCGGGGAAGAGGCGGCGCAGCAGGCCCAGTTCACCGAGGGCGGCGACCAACGGCCGGTTGACCCGGCCCAACTCCCCCCGCTCCGCCAGGGGACGCAGCCGTCCGGCCGTGTCGGCGCGCAGTCGAGCGCACCATTCCTCCTGCTCCGGTCCCAGTGCGAATGCGGTCACGAGGCGGCTCCCCTGGTCAGCGGTACCGGTCGCGGCGACGGCCCGGCGGCCGGTTATCGCGGTCTGTTGACTGCCGTCACGAAGACGTTACGCTGACGGGGATCCGTTCGGCAGTCCCTTCCCTTAACGACCGGCCGCGCGGCGGCCACCTAGGGGGCGCACCCCGCATGGAGCTCCGGTCCTCGGCCCACACCGACACCTTCACCCGCGACCGGCTGCCACCGCCCGAGCAGTGGCCGCACCTCACCGACCTGGGCTATCCCGACCGGCTGAACTGTGGCGCGGAGCTCCTCGACGGCACCATCGCGCGGCTGGGCGCGGACCGCCCCGCGGTCCTGGCCGCCGACGGAAGGGCCTGGTCCTACGGGGAGTTGCGGGCCCGGGTGGACGCCCTCGCCCATGCGCTCACCGACCAGTTGGGCGTGGTGCCGGGCAATCGGGTGCTGCTGCGCGGCCCCACCACGCCCTGGTTGGCGGCCTGTTGGCTCGCGGTGATGAAGGCCGGCGCGGTG includes the following:
- a CDS encoding acyl-CoA dehydrogenase family protein; protein product: MTAFALGPEQEEWCARLRADTAGRLRPLAERGELGRVNRPLVAALGELGLLRRLFPDGGSPRALDLCLLRESLAQECTEAETALALQGLGACPIVQSGTAEQRDRWLPEVAAGRAVAAFALSEPGAGSDAAALALAAAPDGPGRWRLSGEKCWISNAPEADFATVFARTGADGPRGITAFLVPADRPGLGGQRLDMLSPHPIGTLVFDGTPVTAADVLGEVDGGFGVAMRTLNLFRPSVGAFAVGMAQAALDAAVAHAGTRTAFGGPLKDLQSVGHQLAEMATRVESARLLVYAAAAAYDRGAPDIARRAAMAKLLATETAQYVVDAAVQIHGARALRRGHLLEHLYREVRAPRIYEGATEVQRSLIAKELYRTAARPPAGAAPRD